Proteins from one Drosophila gunungcola strain Sukarami chromosome 2R unlocalized genomic scaffold, Dgunungcola_SK_2 000012F, whole genome shotgun sequence genomic window:
- the LOC128255929 gene encoding protein late bloomer isoform X1, protein MHCTTRLLRYVLCAISGICALGGCLLIWYGAWLLDSLSDQQAVMGMDHGEDLAAVLCILLGTVVIVASVFGSVAVVKDSRTLLICYAVVLVLLLIIQFVMVSISYAASRESLPDSLRQGFDDLWDLQHEGNSTLNTYEEWLHCCGRNSAEDYLHLEKEPPPSCCLDQDCSKLLNLFMAGCENKFKEYVSGKTANFHSLSWFIILFEFAGSVTTCYLVDSIRNHRDRIRFYN, encoded by the exons ATGCACTGCACCACCCGTCTGCTCAGATACGTACTGTGTGCCATCAGTGGCATTTGTGCC CTAGGTGGCTGTCTGCTCATCTGGTATGGCGCCTGGCTGCTGGACAGCCTCTCTGACCAGCAGGCGGTGATGGGCATGGACCACGGCGAGGATCTGGCCGCCGTGCTCTGCATCCTGCTGGGCACCGTCGTCATAGTGGCCAGCGTCTTTGGCTCGGTGGCCGTGGTTAAGGATTCCAGAACCCTGTTGATCTGT taTGCAGTTGTTTTGGTATTACTCTTGATCATCCAGTTTGTGATGGTCAGCATTAGTTATGCCGCCAGCCGAGAATCCTTGCCGGATTCTTTGAGACAGGGATTCGATGATCTGTGGGACTTGCAGCACGAGGGCAACAGCACACTGAACACATACGAGGAGTGG CTGCATTGCTGTGGCCGTAACAGTGCCGAGGACTATCTGCATCTCGAGAAGGAGCCGCCGCCGAGTTGCTGCCTGGATCAGGACTGCAGCAAGCTCCTCAATCTCTTCATGGCTGGTTGCGAGAACAAGTTCAAGGAGTATGTCAGCGGGAAGACCGCGAACTTCCACTCCTTAAGTTGGTTCATTATACTCTTTGAG tTTGCCGGCTCGGTGACCACCTGCTACCTAGTGGACAGCATTCGCAATCATCGCGACCGCATACGtttctataattaa
- the LOC128255851 gene encoding LOW QUALITY PROTEIN: uncharacterized protein LOC128255851 (The sequence of the model RefSeq protein was modified relative to this genomic sequence to represent the inferred CDS: substituted 1 base at 1 genomic stop codon): MTNILSCLALSIHFMSTLDLFSSFLPCLIHCIKFSSWEKCKHFEFDSIFIKWVSGIYKEYHILYNWINAKSQLTVLEFGYVAYANILSEXQWQLVFFGFLFFSYVLILLHVMVAKKIIKNRLVESLFKAVTVPASNSC, encoded by the exons atgacgAACATTTTGAGCTGCCTGGCACTGAGCATTCACTTTATGTCTACATTGGATTTGTTTTCAAGTTTCTTGCCTTGCCTTATTCATTGTATTAAGTttt CCTCTTGGGAGAaatgtaaacattttgaatttgactctatttttataaagtgGGTCTCAGGAATATACAAG GAATACCACATTCTCTACAATTGGATAAATGCAAAAAGTCAGTTAACAGTGCTTGAGTTCGGTTACGTTGCATATGCCAATATTTTATCAGAATAGCAATGGCAGCTTGTGTTCTTTG GTTTTCTGTTCTTCAGCTacgttttgattttattacaTGTGATGGTCGCTaaaaagattataaaaaatCGTTTGGTCGAAAGCCTTTTTAAGGCAGTTACAGTTCCGGCAAGTAATTCCTGTTAA
- the LOC128255929 gene encoding protein late bloomer isoform X2 gives MGMDHGEDLAAVLCILLGTVVIVASVFGSVAVVKDSRTLLICYAVVLVLLLIIQFVMVSISYAASRESLPDSLRQGFDDLWDLQHEGNSTLNTYEEWLHCCGRNSAEDYLHLEKEPPPSCCLDQDCSKLLNLFMAGCENKFKEYVSGKTANFHSLSWFIILFEFAGSVTTCYLVDSIRNHRDRIRFYN, from the exons ATGGGCATGGACCACGGCGAGGATCTGGCCGCCGTGCTCTGCATCCTGCTGGGCACCGTCGTCATAGTGGCCAGCGTCTTTGGCTCGGTGGCCGTGGTTAAGGATTCCAGAACCCTGTTGATCTGT taTGCAGTTGTTTTGGTATTACTCTTGATCATCCAGTTTGTGATGGTCAGCATTAGTTATGCCGCCAGCCGAGAATCCTTGCCGGATTCTTTGAGACAGGGATTCGATGATCTGTGGGACTTGCAGCACGAGGGCAACAGCACACTGAACACATACGAGGAGTGG CTGCATTGCTGTGGCCGTAACAGTGCCGAGGACTATCTGCATCTCGAGAAGGAGCCGCCGCCGAGTTGCTGCCTGGATCAGGACTGCAGCAAGCTCCTCAATCTCTTCATGGCTGGTTGCGAGAACAAGTTCAAGGAGTATGTCAGCGGGAAGACCGCGAACTTCCACTCCTTAAGTTGGTTCATTATACTCTTTGAG tTTGCCGGCTCGGTGACCACCTGCTACCTAGTGGACAGCATTCGCAATCATCGCGACCGCATACGtttctataattaa
- the LOC128255946 gene encoding uncharacterized protein LOC128255946, translating into MGNLAGKLFGLLLCLQCLTELHGVLIRFTNMTCESKDLSMGTVEYCEVNTLGRTKNSIRLRYTLLKPLFKDIWFHFQLMTKGTESLDGALNWQPFLYAMDVDMCRFWKNRYNYLARKVFELIEGFSNLNHSCPYSKEKFIAIDDITNTHVSSKLHGMPMAKGFYSLFTKWSTANVTRVQTNFYFEVLSV; encoded by the exons ATGGGTAACTTGGCAGGAAAACTTTTTGGATTGCTTCTGTGCTTGCAATGTTTGACAGAGTTGCAT GGAGTCCTGATAAGATTTACGAATATGACCTGCGAGAGCAAGGATCTGAGCATGGGTACAGTGGAGTACTGCGAAGTTAACACACTGGGCAGGACTAAAAACAGTATCAGACTGCGCTACACCCTGCTAAAGCCACTCTTTAAAGATATATGG TTCCACTTTCAGCTAATGACGAAGGGTACGGAAAGTTTAGACGGTGCATTAAATTGGCAGCCCTTTCTATATGCAATGGACGTTGATATGTGTCGGTTCTGGAAAAACCGCTACAACTACTTGGCCAGGAAGGTGTTTGAGCTTATAGAAGGTTTCTCGAATCTGAACCATAGTTGCCCTTATTCG AAAGAGAAATTCATTGCCATTGATGACATTACCAATACTCACGTATCTAGCAAACTGCATGGTATGCCAATGGCTAAGGGCTTCTACTCCTTGTTCACGAAATGGTCAACAGCAAACGTAACTCGAGTTCAGACCAACTTTTACTTCGAGGTTTTAAgtgtttaa
- the LOC128255928 gene encoding 23 kDa integral membrane protein, whose amino-acid sequence MGCLSGIVNFILYIVNVVFLIVGILLIVLGSIMLSDLSHFDRADGTNPDTIPICITVLGCLIFVVSFFGCYGIFRQSACMTGAYTSMVFILFILQLVLTCWVFVNRSAFLSDMRNLVSTLWNAREYTAIGVLEETFGCCGNTGYSNYNAIGLSVPGTCCGYLDSQQTCSTPSVYSSKPGCNDKFEEFWNDNMDIIRWSGLGLCIFDLIVFLIAGALTNCMRTQGAGGQGYA is encoded by the exons atgggTTGTCTATCGGGAATAgtcaactttattttatatattgttaatGTCGTGTTTTTG ATCGTTGGCATCCTTCTGATCGTGCTGGGCTCCATTATGTTGTCCGATCTCAGTCACTTCGATCGTGCTGATGGGACAAATCCTGACACAATCCCCATTTGCATCACCGTCTTGGGGTGCCTGATCTTCGTGGTGTCCTTCTTCGGCTGCTATGGCATTTTCAGGCAGAGCGCCTGCATGACGGGAGCG TACACCAGCATGGTTTTCATCCTCTTCATCCTGCAACTGGTGCTCACCTGTTGGGTGTTCGTGAACCGATCTGCATTCCTGAGCGACATGCGCAATTTGGTAAGCACGCTGTGGAACGCAAGGGAGTATACTGCCATTGGGGTGCTGGAGGAAACCTTCGGCTGCTGCGGCAACACCGGCTACTCCAACTATAATGCTATCGGCCTATCTGTTCCCGGAACCTGCTGCGGCTACTTGGATAGCCAGCAAACGTGCAGCACTCCTTCAGTCTATTCATCGAAGCCCGGTTGCAATGACAAGTTCGAGGAGTTTTGGAACGACAACATGGACATCATTCGCTGGTCCGGCCTTGGCCTATGCATTTTCGACCTGATCGTCTTCCTAATCGCCGGCGCCCTTACCAACTGTATGCGCACCCAGGGCGCCGGAGGACAGGGTTATGCCTAG
- the LOC128255938 gene encoding protein late bloomer, giving the protein MACSTNVLKGFALLWDIIYALFGLVSIGLGVHIIYKFEHFDTAAFVIIGVGVVVVLTALFGALGAARESSSTSKVFVVIVVILIILEVLVVGFLWLFQASLLINVDKTFDQLWNDQPVPIKPGNQSQIASLERWLDCCGNVGPKDYLLPPNSCYNGESDKLNLEGCRQKFLVFIADRCTTFNIVSLVLVAVEIICALLAYVLANSIVNRWRRSKYYQK; this is encoded by the exons ATGGCCTGTTCAACAAACGTTTTAAAGGGGTTTGCCCTGCTCTGGGATATTATCTATGCT CTGTTCGGCCTGGTTTCGATCGGCCTTGGAGTACACATCATTTACAAATTCGAGCACTTCGACACGGCCGCCTTCGTCATCATTGGTGTGGGCGTGGTCGTCGTTCTGACTGCTCTTTTCGGAGCTCTGGGAGCTGCACGTGAGAGTAGCAGCACATCCAAGGTg TTCGTCGTAATTGTGGTTATCTTGATAATTCTGGAAGTGCTGGTGGTGGGCTTTCTGTGGTTATTCCAAGCCTCACTGCTGATAAACGTTGACAAAACATTCGACCAGCTCTGGAACGACCAGCCTGTGCCCATCAAGCCCGGAAACCAAAGCCAGATTGCCAGCCTTGAGCGTTGG TTGGACTGCTGCGGCAATGTGGGACCCAAGGACTACCTTCTGCCCCCCAATAGCTGCTACAACGGCGAAAGCGACAAACTGAATCTCGAGGGCTGTAGGCAAAAGTTTCTGGTCTTTATCGCTGATCGTTGCACGACATTCAACATTGTCTCTCTGGTGCTGGTTGCTGTGGAG ATCATTTGCGCTTTGTTGGCCTACGTCCTGGCCAATAGCATTGTGAATCGCTGGCGACGCTCGAAGTACTATCAAAAATAG
- the LOC128255936 gene encoding 23 kDa integral membrane protein → MASTSSVKLIVYALDVLCTLLALVLISFGIYVVVSYDLNQVGQLTAYAYVGLGVAALAVVFWGYLSAWRENVCCTVTFIVLLCLVIIAQFAAVYLLITQEKTVASNLANALESTWEEELNSPGAMSLYQNWFQCCGRGSPQDYVVNERLPPDTCFRNHDKSKPENLIHTGCRVEFENYWLQLTHIFNILALVLIGVELLLSVISCRLCNGIRNDARRSYF, encoded by the exons ATGGCGTCCACATCAAGTGTGAAGCTGATTGTCTACGCCCTCGACGTACTTTGCACG TTGCTGGCCTTGGTGCTGATATCCTTCGGCATTTATGTGGTGGTGTCGTACGATCTGAACCAAGTCGGGCAGCTAACGGCCTACGCCTACGTGGGACTGGGAGTTGCGGCCCTGGCGGTTGTGTTTTGGGGTTACTTGTCCGCCTGGCGCGAGAATGTGTGCTGCACAGTAACA TTCATTGTTTTGCTCTGCCTGGTCATCATTGCTCAgtttgccgctgtctacttgCTAATCACTCAAGAGAAGACGGTGGCCTCCAACCTGGCCAATGCCCTGGAATCAACATGGGAGGAGGAACTGAACAGCCCTGGCGCCATGTCGCTCTACCAGAACTGG TTCCAGTGCTGCGGTCGTGGCAGTCCTCAGGACTATGTTGTCAACGAACGCCTGCCGCCGGACACCTGTTTCCGGAACCACGACAAGAGCAAGCCCGAGAATCTGATCCACACCGGCTGCCGAGTGGAGTTCGAGAACTACTGGCTGCAACTGACCCACATTTTCAACATTCTGGCCCTCGTGCTGATTGGAGTCGAG CTACTGCTCAGTGTCATCTCTTGCCGCCTGTGCAACGGCATTCGCAACGATGCCCGTCGTTCTTACTtctaa
- the LOC128255935 gene encoding 23 kDa integral membrane protein-like, with product MNCLSATFKYLLYLLNLIFVAGGILLIVVGSLMLSKMGNFNSFDGGVSTQSIPITIIVIGCVTFVVAFFGCCGTIRENPCCTTIYAICMLILFGLQLALSIWMFAANDKLMTNMRKVVDKAWDENDAAQGYPMDALQLALKCCGKNGFNDYNGYVPASCCGYNDRNQACAADIYTQRPGCQAEFMDFWEANTDLIRWSSLIIALFELGIFIMSCCLASAMRKR from the exons ATGAATTGCTTGTCCGCGACGTTCAAGTACCTGCTGTACTTGCTCAACCTGATCTTCGTTGCCGGTGGCATACTGCTGATCGTGGTGGGCTCCCTCATGCTTTCGAAGATGGGTAACTTCAACTCCTTCGACGGCGGAGTCAGCACCCAATCAATTCCAATCACAATTATCGTCATCGGCTGTGTCACCTTCGTGGTGGCCTTCTTCGGATGCTGCGGCACTATTCGCGAGAACCCCTGCTGCACTACCATT TACGCCATCTGCATGCTGATTCTGTTTGGCCTCCAGCTGGCCCTATCGATTTGGATGTTCGCGGCGAACGACAAGCTCATGACCAACATGAGAAAGGTGGTGGACAAGGCCTGGGACGAGAATGATGCCGCCCAGGGATATCCCATGGATGCCCTTCAGTTGGCC cTCAAATGCTGTGGCAAGAACGGATTCAACGACTATAATGGCTATGTGCCAGCCTCCTGCTGCGGCTACAATGATCGCAACCAGGCGTGTGCGGCCGATATCTACACCCAACGACCCGGTTGCCAGGCTGAGTTCATGGACTTCTGGGAAGCCAACACGGACCTCATTCGATGGAGCAGTCTGATCATAGCCCTCTTCGAGCTGGGCATCTTCATCATGTCCTGCTGCCTGGCCAGCGCGATGAGGAAGCGCTAA
- the LOC128255942 gene encoding protein late bloomer — MGCTSGCVKCFLNTLNTLNALSGLSLIAIATIALSKAPLAYIVFLYGLGGIIFVSAILGCCGICQENVCMTATYGFLLLAQLIISLLGIFGFKFSETYIEKYAADEVQMKWNQELVEPGAMDIYQSVYECCGRDSPDDYVAIGRQPLPSSCYPQADTQKPHYLAGCVQKSSQNFVAVFSYANDTNWIAVGITALMVIAAFYLVGRFRKQRIRYNY, encoded by the exons ATGGGATGTACTTCCGGTTGCGTTAAGTGTTTTCTCAACACTCTTAACACACTGAATGCG CTTTCGGGTCTGTCGTTGATAGCCATTGCAACGATAGCCCTCTCCAAGGCCCCCCTTGCGTACATCGTCTTCCTGTACGGGCTGGGCGGCATTATCTTCGTCTCGGCTATTCTGGGGTGCTGTGGAATCTGCCAGGAGAATGTGTGCATGACCGCAACG TACGGCTTCCTACTGTTGGCTCAGTTGATTATCAGCTTGCTGGGCATCTTCGGCTTCAAGTTCAGCGAGACTTACATAGAGAAGTACGCCGCTGACGAGGTTCAAATGAAATGGAACCAGGAATTGGTGGAGCCCGGCGCTATGGACATTTACCAGTCAGTG TATGAGTGCTGTGGGCGGGACAGCCCTGATGATTATGTAGCCATTGGTCGTCAGCCCTTACCATCCAGCTGCTATCCCCAGGCAGACACCCAGAAGCCCCATTACCTGGCTGGATGTGTCCAGAAGTCCAGCCAGAACTTTGTGGCGGTCTTCAGCTACGCCAATGACACCAACTGGATTGCGGTGGGAATAACA GCTCTGATGGTTATTGCTGCCTTCTATTTGGTCGGACGATTCCGCAAGCAGCGCATTCGCTACAACTACTAA
- the LOC128255948 gene encoding LOW QUALITY PROTEIN: uncharacterized protein LOC128255948 (The sequence of the model RefSeq protein was modified relative to this genomic sequence to represent the inferred CDS: deleted 2 bases in 1 codon; substituted 2 bases at 2 genomic stop codons) produces the protein MCCLLQNIFKIFVFTIAAFLNLFITAQLLLHFYEIRNGTEALISRMENYFNVWTIHIWCGTLMTVLKLKVXNIILYPVDLCYLQWWVLMTSVYIXAGFVLYL, from the exons ATGTGCTGTTTactacaaaacatttttaaaattttcgtcTTTACCATTGCGgcttttttgaatttgtttataacTGCTCAATTACTCTTGCACTTTTATGAAATTAGAAACGGAACCGAAG CTCTGATTTCCAGAATGGAAAACTATTTCAATGTTTGGACTATCCATATCTGGTGTGGAACTTTGATGACCGTACTCAAGTTAAAGgtttgaaatataatattatatccGGTT GATCTCTGTTATCTGCAATGGTGGGTTC TAATGACGTCGGTCTATATTTAAGCTGGGTTCGTTCTTTATTTGTAG
- the LOC128255933 gene encoding 23 kDa integral membrane protein, which yields MEKSFPITPWKYGLLATCILIVTCNVFFFSCGVVTWGSAVSTYGSYGSAICGVAVFGAAFLGMYVALKESYKYSIYYLICSGLVIAALGSYLFAFTAMREQLMGRFAERMRDLFDQKTHSDDRMQPVHSLFGCCGLEGPQDYLQEEHGALPSSCCYAFDCSKPEHVYEEGCATKAAGSLRMQADLNYYSCMAIILLEFMGLFTAYHLGKARKHAKTKIKDEETPIND from the exons ATGGAAAAGTCGTTTCCCATAACGCCCTGGAAGTACGGCCTGCTGGCCACTTGCATTCTAATTGTG ACGTGCAACGTGTTCTTCTTTTCCTGCGGCGTGGTAACCTGGGGCTCAGCCGTCTCCACCTACGGCAGCTATGGGTCGGCTATTTGCGGAGTGGCCGTCTTCGGAGCCGCCTTTCTGGGCATGTACGTGGCGTTGAAGGAGTCCTACAAGTATTCCATATAC TACTTGATTTGCAGTGGCCTGGTAATTGCCGCGCTGGGCTCCTACCTTTTCGCCTTCACGGCAATGCGGGAGCAGCTGATGGGCAGGTTCGCGGAGCGCATGCGCGACCTGTTTGACCAGAAGACGCACAGCGACGACAGGATGCAGCCGGTGCACAGTCTCTTCGGCTGCTGCGGACTGGAGGGGCCGCAGGACTACCTCCAGGAGGAGCACGGCGCCCTgcccagcagctgctgctACGCCTTCGACTGCTCCAAGCCGGAGCACGTCTACGAGGAGGGTTGCGCCACCAAGGCCGCCGGAAGTCTGAGGATGCAGGCGGACCTTAACTACTACAGCTGCATGGCAATCATTTTGCTTGAG TTCATGGGCTTGTTCACTGCTTACCATTTGGGCAAGGCCCGCAAGCATGCCAAAACCAAGATAAAGGACGAGGAAACCCCCATCAACGACTGA
- the LOC128255931 gene encoding 23 kDa integral membrane protein, whose amino-acid sequence MDCGTSLVKYILFIFNTIVSVLGILAIVYGVLILKSIGTIEVNGQVGFPPQALMPIVLISLGSIVVFISFLGCCGAIRESVCMTMSYAVFLLILLILQLTLIVLLFTNKDKYEKAMGDVIDKAWNADHQGEGGVFDAIQGSLHCCGPNSATDYLLQAKPLPASCCNGSCLLPTNYYPGCRGKFVELMSASSEAAKYAGIGLIAVELIGFIFACCLANNVRNYKRRNAY is encoded by the exons ATGGACTGCGGTACATCTCTGGTCAAGTACATCCTCTTCATATTCAACACCATTGTGTCG GTCCTCGGCATTTTGGCCATTGTCTATGGAGTGCTGATATTGAAGAGCATCGGAACAATTGAAGTCAATGGACAGGTGGGCTTCCCCCCACAGGCCCTCATGCCGATTGTACTGATCAGTTTGGGCTCGATTGTGGTCTTCATCTCGTTCCTGGGATGCTGCGGCGCCATTCGCGAATCCGTCTGCATGACCATGAGCTATGCCGTCTTCTTGCTGATTCTGCTGATCCTGCAGCTGACGCTGATTGTGCTGCTGTTCACCAACAAGGACAAGTACGAGAAGGCCATGGGCGACGTCATAGACAAGGCCTGGAATGCGGACCATCAGGGGGAGGGAGGTGTCTTCGATGCCATTCAAGGATCG TTGCACTGCTGCGGACCCAACTCGGCTACGGACTACCTTCTTCAAGCCAAACCGCTGCCTGCCAGCTGCTGCAATGGATCGTGCCTGCTTCCAACCAACTATTATCCTGGATGCCGTGGCAAGTTTGTCGAGCTAATGTCTGCTAGCAGTGAGGCCGCCAAGTATGCGGGCATCGGCCTTATTGCGGTTGAG CTGATCGGCTTCATCTTTGCCTGTTGCCTGGCCAACAACGTGCGCAATTACAAGCGCCGAAACGCCTACTAA
- the LOC128255930 gene encoding leukocyte surface antigen CD53 codes for MGLSATTVKHLLLLLNFVFSVLGLALIAFGIFFLISAAENAVSIGENVAGGLIVGLGVVILIIAIFGCLAAIHEAPVRLLIYVGAVVLLILSQLLFLSMASHGTKDGISGSINEGFDRLWESERNQTGALAYYESWLHCCGVNSSEDYWIVHHGIPSSCCEENKCLDTPSRVYKPGCKAEFVKYLDDKLLVFKIVCWLLVIGEAVGAVFGWLLYSSVKNQSRRNNAVWM; via the exons ATGGGTCTGTCCGCCACTACAGTGAAGCATCTGCTGCTCTTGCTCAACTTCGTGTTTTCC GTGCTCGGACTGGCGCTGATCGCATtcggaattttctttttgatcTCCGCCGCCGAGAATGCAGTCAGCATTGGTGAAAATGTGGCCGGTGGCCTGATCGTTGGCCTGGGCGTTGTCATCCTGATCATAGCGATCTTCGGCTGCTTGGCCGCCATTCACGAGGCTCCTGTTAGGCTCCTGATC TATGTGGGCGCCGTGGTACTGTTGATCCTGTCCCAACTGCTGTTTCTGAGCATGGCCTCGCATGGCACCAAGGACGGCATCTCGGGCAGCATCAACGAGGGCTTCGATCGCCTCTGGGAGTCGGAGCGCAACCAGACGGGTGCCCTGGCCTACTATGAGAGCTGGCTGCACTGCTGCGGGGTCAACAGCTCCGAGGACTACTGGATCGTGCATCACGGCATTCCGTCCAGCTGCTGCGAGGAGAACAAGTGCCTGGACACGCCAAGTCGGGTTTACAAGCCCGGCTGCAAAGCCGAGTTCGTGAAGTACCTGGACGACAAATTGCTGGTGTTCAAAATCGTCTGCTGGCTGCTTGTCATCGGCGAG GCGGTGGGAGCTGTATTCGGTTGGCTGCTCTACAGCAGCGTTAAGAATCAGAGCCGACGCAACAATGCCGTGTGGATGTGA
- the LOC128255932 gene encoding 23 kDa integral membrane protein produces MDCGGVFVKYVLFVFNILFVICGILLITLGSIMVSAIKDFSNVGETFSANSVAIIILVLGCIIFVVAFTGCCGAIRENACALTTYSVVMLVVLISQLALIIYVWVYHVEIQQSLEKIVQTIWDQRKTDSLLMDTLQRSFKCCGLNGFADYGVKYPASCCDAPSNGTCALTQVMNRSSCLKAVDSFWDTNVNIIKYAGLGVTAVELVAFIFACCLANQTRNSQRRQNY; encoded by the exons ATGGATTGCGGCGGAGTATTTGTGAAATATGTGCTATTTGTGTTTAACATACTGTTTGTG ATATGCGGCATTTTGCTTATCACGCTCGGCTCCATTATGGTGTCAGCCATAAAGGACTTCTCGAACGTCGGTGAGACATTCTCGGCCAACAGCGTGGCGATCATCATCCTGGTCCTTGGCTGCATCATCTTTGTGGTGGCCTTCACGGGCTGCTGCGGGGCCATTCGCGAGAATGCCTGTGCTCTGACCACG TACTCCGTTGTCATGCTGGTGGTGCTGATCAGTCAGCTGGCCCTGATTATCTACGTGTGGGTGTACCATGTGGAGATACAGCAATCCCTGGAGAAGATTGTCCAGACCATTTGGGATCAGCGCAAAACCGATTCACTTCTCATGGACACACTGCAGCGATCC TTCAAGTGCTGTGGCCTCAACGGCTTTGCCGATTACGGCGTTAAGTATCCTGCATCCTGCTGCGACGCGCCCTCCAATGGAACCTGCGCACTTACCCAGGTTATGAATCGATCCAGTTGCCTGAAAGCCGTCGATTCGTTCTGGGACACCAACGTGAATATCATCAAGTACGCTGGTCTCGGTGTGACCGCTGTTGAG CTTGTCGCCTTTATCTTCGCTTGTTGCTTGGCCAACCAGACGCGCAACTCCCAGAGACGCCAGAACTACTAA